From Micropterus dolomieu isolate WLL.071019.BEF.003 ecotype Adirondacks linkage group LG21, ASM2129224v1, whole genome shotgun sequence:
CCTACTGACCTGCGTATTGAACCTGGGTTTGAACTCATTGGCATTTGGGTTCAGGGTTGATTTTCTCACTTGACtacaggaggagaaaaaaagtgaaGTTAAAATTTAAAAGGATCACTCTTATTATCATGTTGGTTTTGGTCATTTGGTAGGATTTGTTGATAAGAAAACTACAGAATATCTCCAGGCTTGTTATTTAAAATTATGTACAGTCTCCCCTCTCAACCATACCATCCCTTCCACTCACTCTTGCACTGcctcctttttctcctccttttcttcatgctTGGGACCACTAAATGTGGACGTCGTCTGAactccctgtgatgtcacatcCAGCCCCGCCCTCTTCTGGTCCGGAGCGGAAGGAGACGGGGACAGCGCAGCGGGGCTGCCAGGCTTACTGGTGTTTGCAGTGGTGGTGGATGGAGCAGGAGCACCGCCAGGGGTGCCAGCAGCAATACCTACAACGCCCTCTTCGTTGCCCTCCCGCCCCACGGTGGAGGCTTTGTCCAAGGGAAGGTCTTTAGGCTTGTCTGCTGGATCTCTGGGAGGCTTGGTCATCATCTGGTCAAAGGCAGGCTCTGAGTTTGAACTAGACTGCAACTGGAAGTGGGAGgatgaaaaaataaagttaGAGCTCTAGTACAGCCTCATAAACAGGAGGTTAGTTATGTCACATTTTCAGCATTTCTATACCgtacaaatgaatgaaatactTACCCTAAAATCTACACtaaatttctttaaattatCTATTTGTTTTCTGTGGTCTGGTGCCATAGAAGGGGGTCCTGTAAGGTGAGTAGAGAGTAGAGTAATGAGTCATTACCAATGGATCTGGAAATACTGAGCCAATATTTAAGCCAGCACAACAACCTAAATTATATTACAATGACAGGTACATAAATTAAAACGGGTGTCTCAGCAAATAGtctcttctttaaaaaaatttgtGATAAAGCAGTCCGaagtgtatatatactgtacctTTACAGACTGGTCTGGTGATACTAGGTGAGCTGTCCATGGGTTTGATGTTCTCCTTGTTTGCCGTGGGGGATGTTTGTCTCGTCTCTTGGACACGACACTCTTTTGCTACACAGGACAGAAAAACAAGTCTCTTTACTTCCAGCATAAAAGCAGCTTATACAGTGACAGAAACTACTTTAAAAGCACACAGAAATCAGGTATTTCATATCACACTTAGCATTCCTTGGTCCCTTAATCCATCTCAGTGAGAGTCTGTAGGTTAAATTTAAGCTTACCTTCACCTGATGGAGAGGCGACCATGTTGGGGGCGGGGCTAGCAGCAGTCGGAGAGGAAGCTGATGTTGGTGTAGAAGCAGTTTCCACAGGAGCTGTTCCTGTCTGTGGTGACGGGAGGGAGGAGGGGCCAGGGGAGGCTCCACCCATACTATTCTGTCTGGGGGAACGAGGTCTGTGagctgaggagaggaagaagagatcTTAGTGTCATCTTGATTTACTGGCCAACATTAGAGGATAAGTACTCAAAGCAAATGCTTCTTTAATAATACTACAAGGCGGAAAATGCTTTTGTAGTGTCCTTTCACAATAACGCAAGGCCCTTACAAACATGCCACGCAGTGGTGCTACAACATAACTTCATGAAATCTCCTCTGCACATATGTTCCATTGTGTTATATCTTAATGaagttgaaatatttaaatggttggaaatgtatcaaaataaacacaaagtaaagaaataaaaggaaggaaggaaataaCTGCGCTACCTCCGCTAACCACTGAGGACCATGTCCCTCCAGAGGAGCTGCTCCTGGTTGGTGGAGTCACTGGGACCTCTCCaggtgcattatgggaaattaAGTCCACTCCTGGAGGGACTCCAGTGGTCCGGCAGGGTGGCACTCTGTGAGCACGAGGCGTCCGCTGTGATTTTGGAGACATCCTGGGTGGACCTGTAGATGAAGAAAGACcgataaagacagacagaactCCATaaacagaaggtggaggtgAGGTAACACACTGAACGGGTTTCTCTTTGAAACTCACACGTGTCTctcaaaagctttttttaaaaaaaaacaaaccttacATCTATGGTTTAAATATCACAACATACAGTAATGTTATTTAGTGACATGCGTGTTAGTGGAGAAAACTGCAGGTGTGAAACGatcacacaacacaccacaCTCAAACCACAACCAAGTGAAGTGAGAGATGAGAAATGGGGAAAACATGGGAAAGAAGGTGAGGTGGAAACCCGTATTTAAAGAATTCACTGTTTAGCAGAGCTTGTGCAGTTACACAAAGAGTGTCCGTCTTACAAGTGACAGCCCAGTGCAAAACTGATCTTTGGAAAAACACTAAGTATTAAGTTaagtattttttcatttcactgaAAAAGTATAAACACGTATTTATTTAGACAGCAGCACTTTAGATTTAACACGAAACAAGGACTAAGAGGTTAAAGGCCTCGCTTACAATTTGAAGCGTTTGAGGGTGCACATTGTAACCCCATTTTGAGACAATGACAAAGAGCATCACCGTGGAAGATGGTGGTGAGTCTAGCAACAGACTTAAACACATTAAAGCAGAAGAGGTCAATTATAGACTTGACTGCTGtatcataaaacattttgaggGGCGctggttagctcacttggtagaCCAGGCGCCCATGTACAAGGCTCAGTCCTTATCACAGCGGctccgggttcaaatccagtgcgcagccctttgctgcatgtcatcacctctctctctctccctcttttcctgTTTCTCTATCCTATCTAAATGAAGGCCAAAAagtctctttaaaaaaaacgaaagaaaacattttgagaaactGCTGCCTTGGTGTTTTCGGTGGCTGAACTCTTGCTAAACAGAGAGCACAGCACACAGTGTGGTGCACCCACATGCCAAGGTGAAACTGCCTGACGCACTGACAGAAGGATCAGCTTCGAGGCTTACCAAATCCTTACAATTTCCATTTGTATGGAAATTGCAAATATGACCTGAATCAGTCTGAAGAAGCAACTTCACCTATTAGTGTTGTTTCACACTAGACCTGGACAAATTCACATTTGAAAGTAGCTTCCTTATTTAACttaaacatttaacataatTTTCTATGATTCGGAATATAATTTCCATATTTAGCGCAATCCTTCCACCTTCAACTCATGCCTTTGCCCAGGTCTACTCCACACTGATGTGGGTACCTTCTGAAGACATGCGTTTGGGCAGAGTGGAGGCTGGCGATGTGGGCCCATGGTGGGAAAAGGaggttgaggaggaggagggatagGAGGGGTGGGATGAATGAGAGGGAGGTCTGGAAGGTCGAGAGGGGGGTCTGGAGGGTGGCCTGGTGGGCGTGGTCGCCCGAGGAGGCAGGGAGGAGGGGCCAGACTGGTAACGGGAGGGGGGGCGGGAGGTAGGAGATGGACAGGGTGAGGGCCAGTGGGATGAACCTAAAAGAGGGAAGGACAAATGATCAAGGATGACAACCAGCAGATGACAACCAGTTAAAAGGGGGGAAAACAAAGTCATAGCAGGAACAGAAAGAAGGGGGAGATTAATAAACATGAGAAAGAATGTCAAGGCAGGAATAAAACGATTTAACTGATGCAAGTAAAGTACaataaatgcattcaatgaGCAACAACAGCTACTATGAACGTCCCAGACTCTAAACCAAAGTCACCACCAGTTTTACATCAGTTAAATAGATTAAGGGGGGCGGGGTCAGGCAGTCACAGTTGGATCGCTATACTGACCAACTCACTCACCATCCAATGCACCACTGTACAGCACTGTATTCCAGAAGAACTTTCTATACAGGATGTTGCAAGTAACACCATATGCGTGTTGGTGATGTATTAAGCGTACCTCCATTAACCACCCTCTGATCGGCCCCTGAGCTGGGACTGTAGTCGTGAGGTCCTGGTCGAGGAGTGGGGGGTCCAGCTGAGCTCTGAGCAAGACGAGGGGAATTCTGACGTCCCGGTCCCCATGACATCGCCTCCCTGTTCCTCTGACCTGGAGGAATGTACTTGTTCTctctgcacgcacacacgcacacacagtacAGTCATAGACAAGAGTCAAGATAACCAAGAGGAGGAATTCACTTTACACTATTACATTCAACTAAGTAACTCTCTGCTGATGTTTTGATGGAAAGGGTACTCTTTTTCACTGTGTATGGGACTGTCCAAAATTACATCAATATTGGAAGTCAGTCATGCAGACTTTGTCAAAGATTGTTGGAGTAAACATACCTGCTGAGGCAAAAATATGTGTGTTGGGTATATACCCAGAGAACTGTGTTTTTAGCTCCagacaaataaaactgattgaCTTTGGACTCCTGCAAGCCAGGCGGTTAATATCTCTGTACTGGAAGAAAATGGATGTACCCTCAAATCATATGTGGGTGAAGGAGATGGCATCATGTATTGTATTGGAACGACTCACTTATATTGTTAGAGGAAAGGGAAGaaattttgaagaaatatggtCAACATTAACTGAGTTTCTAAGACATTATGAAGGAAATTAAGAAAGTAAAGCTGACTGCcgagttgttttattttttttttatcattgtctTTGTTACTCTGTTATgtgatgtttttactttttactttgggGATTAAGCTGTGAAATATTAAGCTTATCAAATTGTATGCTTGTCAAATGTATCACttgcttgttttgttaaaattcaataaatataatgttCAAAAAAGTAACTCTCTGCCAAAATGAGCATGTTTTCTTTAATTACCAAAGTAGTATTTGTTCTGGGAACAGCTGCTGTCCATTTAGTGAATTCGCTGCGACTGTATTGTCCCCCTTCGAGGCTTCAATATGCTTCTCAAGCCTGTGCGTTTCTACTGCAGACCCACGCCGTCAGCAAGCATTTTGTACATATTGTATACATACTTGTGCTCTCATGCTTGCACTTCAATGGTGGGACCTCAAAGTCCTTCAACAATAATTCTGACATGTGGTGCATGACATTCTGGTATAAATATGAGATATAACATGCTAGTACATAGATCCCTTTCTTGCCTCAAAATATCCCAGTAAAATATCACGCACTGGAAATAAAGTATGCAGAGTACTCTTTCCAGTTCGTCCTTAATAAACATAGTACCTGAGGGAGACATCAGCACTCTCTGATGATAAATCATCTCGCATGATATTTATAGTCAGTTTTATGGTGTAGATATTTTATGGGAAAAAAGGTGAAAGGAATGctttatttaatcttttataccaataaaacataaatgggGTACATTCCAACAGACCTACAGGTGAtgaaattttaaaacattaacaataaAGCTGCTGACTCGATTAATTGCTAGGCCAGCTCCATTACTTTACAGTATGCACATATAATTTTGATTCTTACAAGTATAAACTCAATCCCACAACGGGAGTATAAATGCACATCAAGGGCCGCCAAGTAAAGTCTGTATGTGGAGAAACACTATGTTCACTATCAGCATTTGCCGAGCAAATTTAATTTGTTCTCATCGTTGTTAAGCGGCTCTTGATGTGCGCAACATTTACACTCCCATTGTGGGATTGAGTTTATACTTGTAAGAATCAAAATTAAAGGTGCATACTGTAAAGAAAAGGAGCTGGCCTAGCTAgagtgtggggaaaagagaacCCAAAGGAAAAGGAGCACATCAAAGATTACACAATTGCAAAGCctgcactaacacacactcacaggcaGAAGTAGTATGTATTGGCCCTAAGCCTGTACGTGTGTCCTGGTCTTACCTGCTAAGTGTGTGAGTCTCCCTTTCCCCTCGCACCACAGCAGTATATTTCTCCTCCTCAGAGCGTTCATCATTCTCCAAGGCGACACGGGCCTTGTATGTGGCACTGGCCTCAATCTCCTCTGCCAGCAGGGCAGCACGCGCTTCCCTCTTGAGGAACTCTTCTGAGTTGTCCCGCTCCAGGGGGACCCTGGGAAACAAGCTTGGGTCAGACAAGGGCAGCAGGGTGATGGAGTGACTAGGGATACAggttaaaggggacctattttgctttttgatattttctagcatttctataatgttacaatgtcagatgttcatatTAAACATGACCAAAGTTTCAAATGATGAGGTAAAAGTATTacaaagaaatccctgtgagccaaaacctcagatatccCCCTCTTCCgaatgctctgttttgaactgttttTTCTACTAATGGCTCGGTATGATGTCATTCCGAGCAGGATTTCCAAATATGGTAAtttgctccaggcagagaatgctGGTCACGCCCACAAAAGAACATGCAGACCTATACCTGCAGCAACCTGGTAAACACATTAGACagtggccaatcagaagacagtgggctctGGAGTGGGGAGGTCTCAAAGAAACAGAAGCATAAACAGCTTGTTTCACACAGatgctgaaatgagggcctgcatgaagagccagtataagacagaaaatacttttttgaactttgaatcatgcaaagccaCCATACAGGAGTTACAGAAGTACAATATAGGGCtagaaatgcagtataataggtcccCTTAATGACCACATccattatttcaaataaattgtAGATTACTTGTGTGCAAGAAACTCAACATATTCTAACAGAATAAATATATTGAACAAAACAACGCATAGAGAGACACACATGAGCGTAGAGAAGCTTACGTATATGTGGACAAGCTGCTGTCATATGTAGACAAGACTCCATACTTCTCCTCATTGTATTTGAACATGTCATTGGGGTCCCACCCGTTTGactgagatgaagagagagagagaatttcaCAAAAGGCCTGTAAACAAATTATCAACGATGTGGATCAGATGGCACAACCAATGTTTACTTCTTTCACTGTCAAATTTACAAGtagggctgtcgcgataacAGCAATATTGAAATActattggtcaagcctaccgcggaggatggcaagcaccgcaacaactgcaatgttcatactttacacttcagcgcgtgttaaattaataaagtagtgcttcaaaagttcctCCACTGAAATAAGCTTTTTAACGATTCAAGGACAGACCGCCATGGGCTGGACGTGACCcaacttcaaacttggaagTTGTAAATGTTGCcgtgttttgtattttactgtttattttaaaggttagctaacttggtaTTAGCACATTGCGccgctaatgtggctagcaggctcggAAATGTTGTACTAATGTTGTAATCCTGAAGGACAGTCGAGAGACACTGAACgataagcctcatttgaagctcacAAACTAACGAGTATAATGCCAGCAGCTATTtctcatgttgctttctgtggaaatttagttatacCGTTACAAACAGTGGTTAGTTGTGGacatgcgtgcgtgcgtgcgtgcgtgcgtgcgtgcgtgccatgccctgaaggtaacgaTATAGCCACGTATGAAAaagacacggtcaaactacaaaaatgagtttgcttggcaatgttgtcgACCAATTCCCAGCAGCTACCTTGCATcaaccataaagctgctgttagcggctcgctgtgcagtgaggtgagatccaCTGACACACTTACtctgctatatggcaccaaattacttcattgatgaaaaatgcgatAATACTGCATACCGCGCTGTTCAGCGCCAACAAATTACTTCACCGCGACAGCCCTATTTACAAGTCATCATATGAAGGCCTGTATGGATTCCACTACATGTACTCAGTGCAGCATCAATGTGTTATTTTCTTACCACATCTGTATCCAGAGACTCAAGGCTGTCAGAGTTGTGGGTCTCTCCTCCATCCCAGGGCTCTAGATCTTTCTCTTTATGCTCGCCATTGATCCTACTGCTCACTGCTGCATCTGTGAAGTTGTCTGCGgcacacacaaataatacatACGCATgtacagcagacacacacaaggtATAAAATCACATGGCTACACTGTGCTCATGCCTCAAGAGCTTCTGCCACACTCTCTCACAGCAAACGTCTACATGGAGGTAAGGGTGGTTCACCAGGCACACCCACTCACAACCAAACATGGGTTCAACTGGATTGGGAAAAAATCCTTTCAAAAAAATTGAGATATTGCTTGAGCTGGCCTTGGTATAGCTGAAGGATAAAGGGTTCTGGCACTGTGAGCAAGAATATGACAACAACCTTCTAAAGAAAGGCAAAAAGGCTAGTCCCCAATCACTATCTTAGCCTGCAATAAAATGTACTAATTAAATCAAGATGTAAGGTGctacagtatttttttattacccATCACCATGGCGACCTCTTGAAAAACGTGATTTACGTGTATAGAAGACTACTTGGGGCTGATGATGATCCACACTTTCAGGACgttttactgtatttaagtaAATTTACAGAATACTTTGGTTGGCTCAACTACAATCCAGGGCCGGGCACGCTCAAACTCACAATTACATTTGAAAggaaatctaatctaatctcaGCGAAAGTCTGCTCACACATTCTCAGACCTGGCACCAATGGACTATGTGCATGAAGGATACGAGCCACCTGGAGTTACATAACTCAGTCATCccaactagggctgggcgatatggaccaAAAAGGCGATATGGTATAAAAACCGACATGGTAGCTAgcgaatgacatctgcactggtgtgttcactgtcactttatctggtccgctcttgtaaaatatccactgtgtcgcTACTTGTAACATAatcactctgtgtttctctgataaatgtgTCACCTAACTTGGGCGGCCCGCTGAAGTAAAGTGAATGTGTGGGAAACAAtgactgaactgttgttttttccattttcaagccttcagcactgtgtctccctccatgttgttgagagtttgtgagtagacggctgcATGCAGatgcagagggaggggcgggcCTGtgcggtgagggagagagaaacgagcaaacgctggcagaaCTTGAAggaaacattaattaactcaacatcagaCTATAatcggtataaacggtattgtctaacttcatatctcttttgaaattgtattggtatacctcattataccgatataccgcccagccctaatcCCAACTCATCCCACAATAAAAAGTGCATTAAGCATTGCTGGCACAGAGCAAGTTCAGAAAGAAATTTGATTGGCACCACACAGACATTTGGGCTAACAGGCCTGAATTATATTAGTAGATGTGGCTGGGATGCTCTATGCACACTGTCCATTGAGGGAATTGTACAATGTGGGCATAATGAGGAGTAAGCAAACATGCATTTAGATTGCAGTAAATTACATGTTCTCAAAGCACTTTAAGATACTGACATTTTATCACAAGGCTCAGAACGCAGGTTAAGGTGCATGTGTTCGACATGAGATTTCAATCTGTTGCTTTCAATGGAATCATAGTCATAACGCCCCCTTTTCCATCTAGTTCTGATTTGAACTGAGCTCTGGTCCAGTAAGGTTTGAAATCCAGCGCCGCAGCAGAAACTCAtgttagaaaaataaaacaatgctcTGAAAGATACCATATCCTTCCAATTCTAAGAATAAGTCATAGCTGCAAGGGTGTCTTTACAAGCTGGCTACATACAGGCTATTATGCTGAACCATAATAACATCTGGGAAAACTATATAACTAAGTTGTAAATATACAAAAAGTATTAATGTTAGTATAAAACAAGTGTTAGCTTACTACATTAAACTTTTTACACTCGCATATCTCACACATCCTCAGATTCCTCATAAGTATGTATAAGGCCATAAGTATCTATGTGCCATGGCAGGATTCAATTTTGAGCCTCTACTGAAATCCTAAGTAAAAGCTTAATTAAACAGCATATAATAGGGCAAGTGGCAACTACTCCACCGAAAGCAACATCCAGTCTAAAGACAACTAAGGATCAGGTGGACCAAGACTGACCTGCATCAGAtatttgatttgtatttttatgttacATGAAAGCAGTGATCCCCCAAATTCATTCACCAATTTGGATTTTAAATGCAGCAATAGACGGCAACAGATCAGGCCCAAGCCTCAGAGATTCACAAATTTGTTTGGGTGCATACAGAGATGTGCGGGAGGAGAAAACAACCATATATTACCTGTGTCAGAGGAAACTAGACCAttggagaggagagacagacagatgacagagaGTCAGaaaatggacagacagacagaatgacTGGCGATAACACCAGCAGTTGACTTCCTGTCCAACAATTTTAGGATGTGGATCATCTATGTGCAAGTTTTAAAGAGAAATtctatttcctgttttgttttgttttgtttttttttctccatagtTTTAAGTCAAGCCTAGGAGACTCCTCACGTCCCCCTTATTCAGCTATTAAGTTGGTGAAAAACAAACTTACCTTTCTAAGTATCTTGTTGACTTAATAACATAAAATCACTATTATTAGCAATGGTGCTTAAGATGTAACTACTTTtctacaaaacaataaaatttcCAGTCAGTCCACAATTGTTCAATTTAACAAGATAACACCACCAGCTGTGCAGTAGCATCTCCTTGAATCATGTAGCGAAAGCCTTAAACTTTTCAGAATATAATAACCCCCTTCCACAAAGTCCAATATTGTTCAAAGCAGAATTGTAGGGGTCACGGTGAATTAGATGAAGAAGACTCATTCAGCCTTTATTGAGTGTCCTTGCTGCGCTGGGGCAACCTTCGGCCCAATCGATACATCACATTAGTCTTCAATGACTGGCCACTCAAAGCCGACACCCAAGATTTAAGTCATGCCAAAGCCTCTGTGACATCAAGGTAGTATATACAGACTGAAAAAGATcaatatgttgtgtgtttgcacCGATGGGAATTCACTGTggcatgtgtttatttttgtgcgAGTGTGCAATGAATACAAAGTGACAAACTAACCTAATTACATTGTGTATGCTTCATGCGTTTTAGTGTGTACAAGACTAGGTATATAAAGGCCGCTGATGTAACTAGATTGGTCAACACAAAAGCCCTCTGTACCTTTTCTGGCAAAATTTAGGTCCACATCTTTGAAGGTCACCACTACGACATCAGAGGCCTTGAAaatgatgctctccacaataTCCTCTTTCCTGGGGGCTATGCTCGGCTCTGGGCTCTTTCTGTGGGCTGCATCCAACACCAGGTCACACTGATGGAGAAAGATATGTTAAATTAGATTGAAGGGGGATGTGAAATATATCAAATGCCTAAACTATCTACAGAAGAGACCAGGAACCATGGGATATGGAGGCCCGAGACCATACATTGTTTCATCACAATCATTCACCGCACTAGcttgacagacagaaaatgaattggcaagagttttaataatcaatcaatcttttaagaaaatgtattatgGAATCTCTGAAAAAGAATCTAATATATTTCCATTTCTGTTGGCCAGACAAAACAAGCGCTTGGAAGGggtcaccttgggctttggaAAATTGTGGCAGACttgtttcactattttctgacattttatacaaTAACCATGAATCAATTAATCGAAAACAAGGGACGATGAGAATAATACTGATGAGCACAACCAGCAAAAAGAGGACCTAACCAATTAAATAACTTGGCGTGTTTGATTAGAATGAAAAACTTCCATCTTGGCCCAGCAAGGCACATCAACATGCTTGCCTAAAGCTGAACTACAGGAAATCCCCTCTAGGTTCTTTGGCTGACagaatatttaaacaaaaatttatTTGACTGACATCAATTGATTGTGTTCTGCTCATTTAAAGGCATCCACGCCAGACGAAGGAGCTTGTAATTTGCAGTGGGAGCAGACATGACCTCGAATTTCCTCAAAACAAGAAGTTGTACTACAGCTAATACTATAgcagaaaactgaaaacacaagccCTACCAACCAAACAATACATCGTTGACTAAGAGACCGTGTAACCAGGTGGTAAAATACAGCTATGTGAATATTTCAGCACATCTGACGGTTCTGCTTGCACACACTGTGGCAATAAAACCCAAATGTGATGCTTTGCTTTGGTCTCAAAACAAAGTGGTGTGTTTGCCTGTGAAAGCACCccaaattctgttttttttggagTACCCTGCCAGCTTTATTCGCATTAGTCACACAACCTTATAAAAGAGGTGGGAGACAAGATACATAAATATAAGCCCTGTTGTTTGGAGTTAAAACAGGGGGATAATGTATGTTACAACATCCTATCAATAACTGAAGTTGATGCCAAGCTGAATTGGACAGAAACTTGTACCATTGCTTAGGTAaagcttttcattttattttccccACAGGACATGTTTGGGAAATACTTCAACCTAAAAGGGAAGATGAAGGGCCACATACCTCTCTTCCATAAAAGGAAAGATGGAAAGGGCAATCTTTGTCTAAGCCACCTCAGGGGTGAAGTTGCTATTGAATGCTGGCTGGGCACTATCTTTCCAGCACAGTTAACCTTAATCATTAGTACTGCTACTGAGGAAATAACAGATCAAGCACCTATAAAGAAcattgcagtgtgtgtgtcgcTTACCTCTGGACCGTATGTCTTAAATACTCCTTCATAGACTGCTCCGTTTTTCACTTTCAGCTCACACTTGGCCCCCTAAAAACGAATAGGCCTCTCATTATTCACTGTATGCAGTGTCGATGTCAATTTACATATTCAAAAAACAAGTTCAGAAACCCATCTGCTGTGAAACAGATAAATGATTGATCAATCGCTGCTTTGTTAATGCAACTAGCAGTCTCTACAAATCACGCAGGCTTTGTTTATAGCAGCATAGACATTTTGAAGAAACAGCATGTGGTGAAAGACAGACTGCTGTTACAAATTCGTTTACAGTAAGCATGATTCACATGGTTGATTCAGAGTTTTTTCCCTGCAACTGTGCTCATTTCTCCAGTCATTGTAGCTAttagacagaaaacaaaattcaGACAAACATACTGAACATATGTGAAGCATCATCTCAAATCTTTAACAAGACAGATACACAGTAAACATACCACCACTGAAGTCAAGACATGGACCATCCTCATATTTGCATATACACCATTGAAAATGacctaaagaaaaaacacagttaaCTTCTGATGTTCCCCATCTACATAGGAAACCTATGCTAAATACGCTCCTCGCAGCCATGTGACACCTATTGGACATTTGTTCCATTCATAATGCATAATAAGAAACAGATATCCAAAGACTGGATTTATGCTTGCTCTGAGGTCCATTCTTTGCAACTTTTAAACCAAATTGCATGCCTTACAAAAACATGACACTGTATTCCATCGACTCTATAATGAACAAAAAGAAGCATtaatccagtgtgtgtgttttaagcagTTTGCCCTCTTTgatcaaataaaacattcaggTATACCAAACTTCTGACAGTACATGCCTATGTGGCATAAAAGCTATTTTCTACTGAATTATGTGAGTTAACCAGTTACTTACTGCTGCGGGACCTTTACCACTGTGTCTTcc
This genomic window contains:
- the atxn2 gene encoding ataxin-2 isoform X6 translates to MSMKAGGNRSKPGGGNTAGTAASGAGGSGGGRQNLGRGRHSGKGPAAVIFNGVYANMRMVHVLTSVVGAKCELKVKNGAVYEGVFKTYGPECDLVLDAAHRKSPEPSIAPRKEDIVESIIFKASDVVVVTFKDVDLNFARKDNFTDAAVSSRINGEHKEKDLEPWDGGETHNSDSLESLDTDVSNGWDPNDMFKYNEEKYGVLSTYDSSLSTYTVPLERDNSEEFLKREARAALLAEEIEASATYKARVALENDERSEEEKYTAVVRGERETHTLSRENKYIPPGQRNREAMSWGPGRQNSPRLAQSSAGPPTPRPGPHDYSPSSGADQRVVNGGSSHWPSPCPSPTSRPPSRYQSGPSSLPPRATTPTRPPSRPPSRPSRPPSHSSHPSYPSSSSTSFSHHGPTSPASTLPKRMSSEGPPRMSPKSQRTPRAHRVPPCRTTGVPPGVDLISHNAPGEVPVTPPTRSSSSGGTWSSVVSGAHRPRSPRQNSMGGASPGPSSLPSPQTGTAPVETASTPTSASSPTAASPAPNMVASPSGEAKECRVQETRQTSPTANKENIKPMDSSPSITRPVCKGPPSMAPDHRKQIDNLKKFSVDFRLQSSSNSEPAFDQMMTKPPRDPADKPKDLPLDKASTVGREGNEEGVVGIAAGTPGGAPAPSTTTANTSKPGSPAALSPSPSAPDQKRAGLDVTSQGVQTTSTFSGPKHEEKEEKKEAVQDQVRKSTLNPNANEFKPRFNTQPKPANTPTPPRPQGQPSPSIVVQQPPTVYGQTVCFPQMYPLTPVSPGVQSPAMYQVQMPHMTVSQSKPYRPGKGENNNCLVISLSLALSLCVSRSLKRTK
- the atxn2 gene encoding ataxin-2 isoform X1, whose translation is MSMKAGGNRSKPGGGNTAGTAASGAGGSGGGRQNLGRGRHSGKGPAAVIFNGVYANMRMVHVLTSVVGAKCELKVKNGAVYEGVFKTYGPECDLVLDAAHRKSPEPSIAPRKEDIVESIIFKASDVVVVTFKDVDLNFARKVSSDTDNFTDAAVSSRINGEHKEKDLEPWDGGETHNSDSLESLDTDVAFCEILSLSSSQSNGWDPNDMFKYNEEKYGVLSTYDSSLSTYTVPLERDNSEEFLKREARAALLAEEIEASATYKARVALENDERSEEEKYTAVVRGERETHTLSRENKYIPPGQRNREAMSWGPGRQNSPRLAQSSAGPPTPRPGPHDYSPSSGADQRVVNGGSSHWPSPCPSPTSRPPSRYQSGPSSLPPRATTPTRPPSRPPSRPSRPPSHSSHPSYPSSSSTSFSHHGPTSPASTLPKRMSSEGPPRMSPKSQRTPRAHRVPPCRTTGVPPGVDLISHNAPGEVPVTPPTRSSSSGGTWSSVVSGAHRPRSPRQNSMGGASPGPSSLPSPQTGTAPVETASTPTSASSPTAASPAPNMVASPSGEAKECRVQETRQTSPTANKENIKPMDSSPSITRPVCKGPPSMAPDHRKQIDNLKKFSVDFRLQSSSNSEPAFDQMMTKPPRDPADKPKDLPLDKASTVGREGNEEGVVGIAAGTPGGAPAPSTTTANTSKPGSPAALSPSPSAPDQKRAGLDVTSQGVQTTSTFSGPKHEEKEEKKEAVQDQVRKSTLNPNANEFKPRFNTQPKPANTPTPPRPQGQPSPSIVVQQPPTVYGQTVCFPQMYPLTPVSPGVQKSIIWKSPAMYQVQMPHMTVSQSKPYRPGKGENNNCLVISLSLALSLCVSRSLKRTK